In bacterium, one genomic interval encodes:
- the dapB gene encoding 4-hydroxy-tetrahydrodipicolinate reductase, translating into MIRVAVAGACGRMGNAIIQTIGFTDGVQLSGALEHEKHPRLGQMIDTPNLPDGNIPITSGVESVSGKADVLIDFTTPEGSLRNLEVCAETGLPAVIGTTGLREEHKEALGMFALRTPTVFSPNMSVGVNVLFRLAAMAATALGDDYDVEIVEAHHRMKKDAPSGTALALAEVVAQALGRNLADHAVYSRHGMIGERTKDEIGIQTIRAGDIVGEHTLLLAGPGERVELTHRAHSRDNFALGAVRAALWIVGKKPGLYSMADVLGI; encoded by the coding sequence ATGATCAGAGTTGCTGTTGCCGGCGCATGTGGAAGAATGGGGAACGCCATTATCCAGACCATCGGGTTCACGGACGGGGTTCAGCTGAGCGGAGCCCTCGAACATGAAAAACACCCGCGTCTCGGACAAATGATCGACACCCCCAACCTGCCGGACGGCAATATTCCCATAACGTCCGGGGTGGAATCTGTTTCCGGTAAGGCGGATGTCCTCATCGATTTCACCACACCGGAAGGGAGCCTGAGGAACCTGGAGGTGTGTGCTGAAACTGGTCTTCCCGCGGTTATCGGAACCACGGGCCTAAGGGAGGAGCACAAGGAAGCTTTAGGCATGTTCGCCCTCCGGACTCCCACCGTTTTTTCTCCCAACATGAGCGTCGGAGTCAATGTCCTCTTCAGACTTGCCGCCATGGCGGCGACGGCTTTGGGTGATGATTACGATGTTGAGATCGTGGAGGCCCACCACCGCATGAAGAAAGATGCTCCCAGCGGCACCGCCCTGGCCCTGGCCGAGGTGGTGGCCCAAGCCCTTGGACGGAACCTTGCTGACCACGCAGTCTACTCAAGACATGGGATGATCGGGGAACGTACGAAAGATGAGATCGGCATCCAGACCATCCGCGCGGGGGATATTGTGGGGGAACACACCCTTCTTTTAGCCGGACCAGGGGAACGCGTTGAACTGACCCATCGTGCCCACAGCAGGGACAACTTCGCCCTGGGCGCTGTCCGCGCCGCCCTTTGGATCGTGGGTAAGAAACCAGGCCTGTATTCCATGGCGGACGTTCTTGGCATATAA
- the dapA gene encoding 4-hydroxy-tetrahydrodipicolinate synthase: MFKGAFTALVTPFSDGQIDTQALRDHVDFQIEKGIDGLVPCGTTGEASTLSHDEHIEVVHITVEHAAGRVPVIAGSGSNSTAEALELTKKVKETGADACLMITPYYNKPTQEGLFQHFSTIAEKVDIPIILYNVPGRTGINMLPDTVARLAAVPNIVGLKDAAADLKQTSFTRQLVPDDFVILSGEDTLVYPLMAVGASGVISVTSNILPGEMAELCRRFLEGNMAGAAELHHRLLPMCDALFVETNPIPVKAALAMMGRMKNELRLPLVPITDKGAEVVRRAITKFGLL; encoded by the coding sequence ATGTTCAAGGGAGCGTTCACTGCCTTAGTCACGCCGTTTTCGGACGGTCAGATCGATACCCAGGCACTGAGAGACCACGTGGATTTTCAGATCGAAAAGGGCATCGACGGACTTGTGCCCTGCGGCACAACCGGCGAGGCTTCCACCCTGAGCCATGATGAGCACATCGAAGTTGTCCACATCACTGTAGAGCACGCTGCAGGCAGAGTACCGGTCATCGCCGGGTCCGGATCCAATTCCACTGCCGAAGCGCTGGAATTGACAAAAAAGGTGAAAGAAACGGGGGCAGACGCGTGCCTCATGATCACCCCCTACTACAACAAACCCACTCAGGAAGGGCTTTTTCAGCATTTTTCCACCATTGCGGAGAAGGTGGACATCCCTATCATCCTGTATAACGTACCCGGCAGGACGGGAATCAACATGCTTCCGGACACGGTTGCCCGCCTCGCAGCTGTTCCCAACATTGTGGGCCTGAAGGACGCTGCTGCCGACCTGAAGCAAACCAGCTTCACCCGCCAACTGGTTCCGGATGACTTTGTTATTCTGTCAGGGGAAGACACGCTGGTCTACCCTCTCATGGCAGTAGGAGCGAGCGGAGTTATCTCGGTCACCTCCAACATCCTTCCGGGTGAGATGGCTGAACTTTGCCGGAGGTTCCTGGAGGGCAACATGGCGGGAGCCGCAGAGCTTCATCACCGGCTCCTGCCGATGTGCGATGCCCTGTTCGTCGAAACCAACCCTATCCCCGTCAAGGCTGCTCTTGCCATGATGGGGCGCATGAAGAATGAACTTCGACTTCCCCTGGTTCCCATCACGGATAAGGGAGCGGAGGTCGTGCGAAGAGCCATAACCAAGTTCGGGCTGCTTTAA